Genomic window (Pseudanabaena sp. FACHB-2040):
GTTGCCCCATTGAAGGTGGCAACGGAGCAACACAGACAGCCCAGCAGTGGTTCAGGATCAGCCTTGAGGTGGGTATTTTGCTTAGGGTTCGATCGCTTGTTCCCGCAGCCGATCTATTTTTTCACCTGGGGGCAGCTCAATATGGGTGCCTGGCCGGTCATAGCCCATGATGTGCAGATAGGCTTCCAGCGGAGAGACATGCCAAGAGTCAGTAGACAGGCCGCCCTGAGAAGAATGACGCACCTGGCAAGCGTACCAACCGTTGGACAGAAGTTGGATTTTGATTTGCATAATGCTTACCGTTTTGAAGGGATAGATCTGCTAAGAAACATGGACAGTCTTTGGAATGGCCAGCGTTGCACCAGTCAAACCAAATTCAGGCCCAGGGGATATGTCATTTGCTCGATCTAAACTGCGTCATCAGATCACCCGTTAGTACCGGGTAGCTGAGGTTCACCTAGCTGAGTATCAACAGGATGAAGGGAACTACAGTACCCAACGGTCGCTTTCCGTAAATTAACTGAGTTTTTTTGGGCTTTCCCTGAAGAATTGAGTGTTGATGAACCCCTCTGCAAGGAACGGTTAAGGAGTGATTTACCGGGCAAGCTAGATAGACACTGACCTTCATTGACCGGCCTGCACTGACTGGCCTTCTCTGCCATGCAAGCATCCGCTGCTCAGATCGCTCTGCTGATCGATGCCGATAATGTCTCTGCGCTGCCAGAATCGCGCATTGCTCTAATCTTCTCAAAGCTCGAAAGCCTAGGGACTGTCTCCTTACGCCGAGCCTATGGTCACTGGGGCAAGCCTCATCTCAAGGGATGGGCGGAGGTTTTGCACAAATATGCGATCGCACCCATTCAGCAGTTCAACTATTCAGCAGGCAAAAATGCTACCGATATTGCCCTGTCCATAGATGCTATGGACTTGTTCTATAGCGGCAAGTTTGAGAGCTTTTGCATAGTTTCTTGTGACAGCGACTTCACCCCTCTCGTCGTCCGATTACGAGGTCAGGGTCTTAACGTGTATGGATTCGGCGAGTATGGCAAAACGGCTATTACTTTCAAAGAAGCCTGCACTGACTTCACCTACCTGGAACGGGGGACAGCCCAGCTCGAGCCTGAGGCAACCACGGCAACCGCCCACAGCACTAAATCATCTGGACAGCTTAACGGCTCTGACTCCCAGGCTAGAGTCAATGCCAATGACAAAAACGGACAGGCTGAAAAAGCGCCCGCGCCAGCCAGCAACAACTCTCAAAATAAGCAGACTAACTCCAATAGCAATGACTCAATCGAGCCGATTTTTCACGAAGCTGTCACTAAAAACCTAAAAAAGGGAGGATGGGCTGAAGCCGTTGCCGTAGGCACCTATCTGTCGCGCCATCAAAAACGCAAAGCAGACTACAACACCTCAACCTGGGCTGCTTACTACAAAAAGTTTCCGCGCACCTTTGAGGTCAAGACTAACAATGGACAAACCCTGATTCGCATAGTAGACAAACCTTGAGTCACCCTCGTTCTAGCTGATTGCCCCTGCTGCAGCGCTAGACTAGGTTACTGGACTCCCTGCCAGACCTTACAAATTTATGGCTCTGCTTACTCTGCGCTCTGTCAAAAAAGATTTCGGCATCAAAGAAATCCTCAAAGATGCCAACTTTAGCCTGGAAGAGGGCGATAAGGTCGGGCTGATCGGCACCAATGGATCAGGCAAGTCCACGCTGCTCAAGATGATCGCTGGCCTTGAACCCATCGACAGCGGCGAAATCTGGGTCAATGCGGGTGCTCGCATTGTCTATCTGCCGCAGCAGCCAGAGATGAATGAAGACCACACCGTTCTAGAGCAGGTCTTTGCCGACGCAGGCGAACAGATGGCGCTGATTCGGGAGTATGAAGACCTGTCTCACCGGATTGGCCATGAGCCAGAAAAAGCTGATGCGCTAATGACTCGCCTATCTAGCGTTGCCGCTCAAATTGAGGTAGCAAATGCGTGGGATTTGGAAACCAACGCCAAGGTGATCTTGAGCAAACTAGGCATCGAAGACCTTGATGCTCGCATTAGCGATCTCTCTGGCGGCTATCGCAAGCGCATTGCCATCGCCGCTGCTCTGCTCTCCGACCCCGATGGGCTGCTGATGGACGAGCCCACTAACCACCTCGATGCCGAGTCGGTAGAGTGGCTGCAAGATTACCTCAGCCGGTTTCGGGGCGCGCTGCTGCTGATCACCCACGATCGCTACTTCCTCGACCGGGTGACCAACCGTATTCTCGAGATCGACCGAGGCGACCTCTATGGCTATTCCGGCAACTACGCCTACTACCTAGAGAAAAAGGCCGAAGCTGAAGAGACTGCGGTCAGCAGCCAGCGCAAGCACGCAGGCGTTTTGCGGCGGGAGTTGGAGTGGCTCAGGCGGGGTCCCAAGGCCCGCAGCACCAAGCAAAAAGCCCGCATCGACCGGGTTCACGACCTGCAAAACCAGGAGTTTAAACAGGGTCAAGGCAAGGTGGAAATTGCCACGGCAGGTCGCCGCATTGGCAAGAAGGTAATCGAACTAGAGAATGTCTCTAAGGGCTATGACGGACGCACCCTGATCGACGGGTTTACCTATACCTTTGCTCCCCTTGATCGAGTCGGCATCATCGGGCCTAACGGAATCGGTAAATCGACTCTCATGGATATCATTACTAACCGCATCGAGCCTGATTCGGGCCGGGTAGAGCTAGGTACCACTATCCATATTGGCTACTTTGACCAACATTCCGAAGATCTGCTGGTCAACCCTGATCAGCGGGTGATCGACTACCTCAAAGAAACAGCAGAACTGGTCAAAACGGTAGACGGCAGCGTGATTACGGCCTCTCAAATGCTGGAGCGGTTTCTGTTTCCACCTAACCAGCAGTATTCGCCTATCCACAAGCTCTCTGGGGGGGAACGGCGGCGGCTGTTTTTGCTTCAGGTGCTGCTGGGTGCGCCAAATGTGCTGATTTTAGACGAGCCGACCAACGACCTGGATGTGCAGACTCTGGCCGTGCTGGAGGAATATCTAGAGGAATTTAACGGCTGTGTGATTGTGGTGTCGCACGATCGCTACTTCCTTGATCGCACCGTTGAGACGATCTTTGCCTTTGAAGGGGTAGGCAAGCTACGTCAGTATCCCGGCAATTACTCGGTCTATCTAGATTATCGTAAAGCCGCAGAGGACGAGCAGAAGGAGGATAGAAAGGCAGAGGGCAGAGGGCAGAGAGCGGAGGGTAGAGGACAAAAGGCAGAAGGGAAACAAACCTCTCTCCTTTCTCCTCCTGCCTCTCCTAATCAAACAAACGGAGGGCCTGCTCAGGGATCGGCTGAGCAAGCTAAGAAGCTCTCCTATAAGGAAAAGCGCGAGTACGAGCAGCTAGAGGCGCAGATTCCGAAGATGGAGGCTGAAAAAGAGGAGCTGGAGAAGATTCTCTACAAAAGCCCGCCAGGTGGCTACAGCGAGGTGCAGAAGCTGTCTGAGCGTCTGGCAGAACTCACGCAGACAATTGATACGGCCACGGAGCGGTGGATGAATTTGGCGGAGCGTATGGAGTAGTAGTCTTTAGCTAACGCAGGGCAGATAGAGCCTTAGGGAGTTGGCCCATTTTGCTGCCCTGCATTAGCTGTGAGCGGGGTTAGCTAGAGATTTCAAGCAGTTCGATTTCGAAGGTGAGGTTTTCCCCAGCAAGCGGATGGTTTGCGTCTAGGGTAACCTGAGTCTCAGAGATGTCTGTAACCAGCACCGGCAGCGGCGGCTGGCCTGCAGGCCCCTGGAGATGGAGCTGTTGCCCCACATCAACGGGAATCTCTGGGGGAATTTGTTCGCGGTCTACCACCATGACCATTTCATCCCGGTAAGGACCGTAGGCAAGATCTGGAGGAATCATTTTGGTGACGGCTTGACCGGGGCTCAGACCGACCACAGCCTCTTCAAAACCGGGAATGACGTGACCAGCCCCGATCGCAAACTGTAAAGGATCGCGATTGGCAGAAGAATCAAAGACGGTGCCATCGTCCAGTTTGCCGGTGTAGTGCACTGATACGGTATCGCCGGGTTTGGCCTGGCTCATGTTGCCTCCTAAGATGTTGAGGAAATAGCATTTGTTCACCTTAACTAGGTTCTGAGTCCACTGCCCCTGCCAGAAGGCTTTAATTAAAACTGGTCTGTTGCCTTGACAGCAAGGGTTTTGGCTTGTCATGAGGCAAGTAAACCCTCGTTTAAGGCGGTTTCGAGGTTTAGAAAATTTCTAGAATTGGGCGTTTTCTGGCTGAGAGAGCTGGGGTTGCGCAATGCGATCGCAAGCCCGATCCGTCTTTCGCACGATGGGAACATGCTGGGTAGCGGCCGCCAAGCCAAACTGCGGCATGTTGCCATAGATGCACTCATACTGGCCGGGCTGCACCTGATAGGTTTCGTGGTAAATGCCCACGCTGCCGTCTTTGCCGACCTGCCGCATAAAGGTTTGCCAGGCTGCCAGATGAGGGTCGGCGGGGCTACGGGCAAAGCGCTCCAGGTCTTCAAAAGAGCGCCAGTAAGACACCATCATCGTTGTTAACGGAAACAGACGGAAAAACTGCTCGGCCCCTAAGAACCCTTTTTCTTCAGCGTTTTCATAGAGGGTTTTGATCATCGGCGGCATGGCTTGAGCAACTGAGGTCCACTTCCGGAGGTTCCAGAACTGATTGACCCGCATGCCAATGAGAAAGACGACGAAGGGTTCATCTGTTTTGGCGGTGAAGCGACCAGGGTATACAGTGTTGCGAGGCATATTCATCTTTGCACCTATTCAATTTGTTGAATAAACTCTAGCTGACGCTAACTTGGAATGTCAATAGTTGATTATGCATTTTTTTGAATAGGTTGCGATCGCACCACACCCCGTGACTAGCTCAGTGCAGAGAGCTTGCCCCAGAGATCCAGTGGCCCTGTCTCTGAGGCAAGCTTCCGCGAACCGCCCTAAGTGCTAACTCGGCTGCTTAATCTATCAGCACGGTCTTGAACAGCACCCGCACCACTTCTCCGGGAGTGCTGGTGGGCTGAGGTTTGCTCCAGGCAGTAGCTTCGGTGTAGCCCAGAACGTGCAGGGTGTTGATCACGAGCTGCAAAGCATCAGGTTCGCCAAAGAGCAGGTGCCGCACCTTTTTGTGCTGCGGTTCGTGCTTGGGCGTTGGCGTAGGTAAAAGGGTGGACGCTTGAGCGTCCGATTCGTTGGATTGAAACATGGTGTTCTGCTTCCTTTAGTTGTGGTGAACAAGCCCCAAAGTTTCCCCTCGTGAAAGGGGTGGGGCGAGGAAAACAGAACACGAAAACCCCAGCACACCGCTTCGTAGAATACAAATTGGGTGGCTAGGGTAAACTGACCACTAGCCCGTCAATCTGCTCGGTACAGACGCGGGTTAGGTGTCCTGTCGGAGGGGCTAACTCCTTCAGGCACCGCCGAAGGTCTTCGAGTTCTGCGGATCAGGCTGTCTGGCAAGACAGCTTAATCAACGAGAATACTGATGTAGGCTCTCTGAGTCAAGCGTATAAGTGATATTCGCTTACTAACCCTGCCCCCAAGGGGAGCCTGAGAGTGCCCTTCTAGAAACTCCGAACCCAAATTCTTCAACACCTCCTTTTAATCAGGTATTTACATCAATCTTTACTCTTAACAGCCATTGATTGAATAAGCTGTCGAGCTAGATCTTGGTGAACTTCTAGCAATTGATAAAGCACTGCTAAAAGATTTTTTTCGCCCTCTGCAAGAGATCTATCAAAAAATCAAAAGTAGGATGGGCAAAGGGTGATAACCCGTGCCCATCTTCTAGAAAGAATGGATTTGATGAGTACGCTTTTCTTTGCCCTCCTACGATTTTGTAGTTGGGAGTGGTAGAGAAATAGGGCTTAGCATTCTGCTGATTGAAATACCCTATCTATAGTTAAGTTCAAATCAGGAAAAATGCTCGATTCAAGCGTTTGCCCCAATACCAAACGGCGTAGCTGATATTCACCCTCTACCAGCTGACAAATCGTAATCGTGGGTTGCTTTGGTTTACCGATGTAGCGCACTGCCCCTAAAGCCCGATAGTCAACAATCCAATACTCGGCAACGCCCATCGCCTCATATTCCACCAGCTTGTGACCGTAATCGTCGCGCCAGTTCGTGCTGACAACTTCAATCAGCAGCGGAAGGGTTCGCCCATACTGCACCGTTGAGGCACTTTCCCAAAGCGGTTCGTTAGCCAGTTCCCGCTTGTCCAGCACAATCACATCCGGACGATAGCCAGAATCGGGAAGCTGGGGCTTGATCAAACAGCTTTTAGGAATTGTATAGGGCAATGCACCTTGCCGAAATTTCAGCGTCAGTTCCTCTGCTAGAAAAGCACCGATTAGCTCATGGGAACCTGTAGGCTCCATTTCAATAACAGTACCGCTATGGAGTTCGTAGTGCCTGCTATCTTCTGGCAGCCATTGCACAAAGGCCTCAAAGCTCATGGGGCCAGTGTCTACCGCTTGAACCATTGCATCGCCTCCACGCTAGCTCCATTCTGGCATAGCCCATCAAAAGACAGAATAGCGGTGGCACTGCCATTACTTCAGGGAGTGGTAATGCTACCTTCGCCGTAGAGTCCTTTGACCCTTTGCCACTGAGTTGCGATCGCACCCCAACTACTAAGCATCATCTACAGCTGCTCAAAATATTTGCTGCTTAGCCAGAGTTGTAGCCTATAGTTAAGCGTTCGCTGGTTAGGCAAATTATTCAGATACCAGTAGGTTGCCGATGGTAGATCAAGTTCTGCGGATCAATCGAGCGACAGTCTTTAAACTACGGCCAGAGGCAGCCTCGCTGCTCCAGCCCAATGAAATGGAGTCAGTCGCTACGGGCAGCACCTATCCGCTCAGTTCCTACGCCTACGCCGATATCAACGGGTCTTTTAATGGGCATATCAAATTCGCCCTGAAAGATCGAACCATTCGCGGTTTGAATACCTGGTTTGTCTCCAGTCTAGATGCCCAGGTAGAAGCAGACAGCGTCGTAGTCTATCCCTTTGAAGACCAGGAGAGCATACCCGTTCTGTGGATTAATCAGCCCACTGCGCTCAAGCGCCGCCCCTTAGACTCAAGCTTGCTCGATGCTTCAGAGCAGGTCTCTGTGCCGCGCGGCAAAACCTATAGTCTGCACTCCTACGCCTTTGCCGACTCCCAAGGTGGCTTTAACCAGCACATTAAATTTGCTATTCGTAACAGCGTTGATTTTGTTGAGGGGCGGAGCACATGGTTTGTGTATACTCCCCACGCCTTCGTCACTTTTGACAACGACGTTGTCTATCCCCCCGAAAACCCAAACGCCCTTGTTCTGAGGGTCACTCAAAACACGATCTTCAAGCGTCGCCCGATACAGTCTTCTCAGCTAGCGCCCAATGAACAAGCACCAGCTTCGGTGGGTACGCTGCTGGTGCTCAACAGTTATGCCTTCGCCAATGAACAGGGGGCCTTTAATGACCACATTCGATTTGCCCTCAAATACGTCAAAGACAACATCAGTGGGTTCAACACCTGGTACATTTACGATCGCCATGCCCGAGTAGAGCAGGCTGGAACGATTGTCTACCCCCGGCCCACTGCCCCACCGCCACCACCACAATCCCAATACGTGGGCAGAGCCTTTCGCCTACCGGGCTACACCTCCACGTTTTACACCGACCAGCCGATCATTCCCAACGGCAGCTTTACCTGGGGCGAGGCCACCAAAGACGCCGCCCGCATCCCGGAGAGCAAGGCCATTGTGGACAACATCTTGGCGCTAGCCCAAGAGTTGCAGAAAGTGCGCAATCGCCTGAATCGCCCCTTCCAAGTTAACTCGTGGTATCGCCCGCCCGCTGTCAATGCAGCCGTGGGAGGTGCCTCCCGCAGCCAGCATTTGCTGGGTACGGCTGTCGATGTTCAGGTGCAGGGGCTGAGCGGGCGGCAGGTTGCCAATGCCCTCATGCTGTCGTGGAACGGCGGTATTGGGATCTACACTCAAATGCCCAACGTCATCCACCTAGACATTGGCCCTAGACGAACCTGGGGACTTTAAAGTGGGAGCGCTGCCATTGGCATAAGCAAAGACAATATTGCAGCGGGCACTGCACTGACATTACTTAAAGCGATAGTAAATGCCGCCTTCGGAGCCAACATCAAAGGTGGCGTTAAATTCCTTAGCTTTGGTGTCCAAATATTTCTGGGCTTCCTCACCTGACAGATTAGCCGCGCGGGCAAACTGCAGCACCGTGATTTCGCCAGAGCTGGTTTCGAGCAGGTTGAAAAAGGTGGACTGGATGCGATCGCGTTTAGCCTGCCGGCCCGCCACCAGTGCATCGACCGCTAGCCAGGTGCCAAACGCAACCGACATTCCCCCTACTCCCAAAGCCCCCCAACCCCCAGCATTTAAGCGGTCAGGTGAAGGGTTGAGCAGCTGCACAGCAGGCACAATCAGCAGCAGCGCACCCAACACGGCTACCGCGCTGCCGCAGCCAGCATTGCTGGTCATATCGGCCTCTGCCGAGGATAGTCCTGGGGGTGTCTCTGCAACGGCTGGAGCAGGTTTAACCGCGTCCTCAACAGCAGTTCCAGCCTCTTCTGTAGCGTCAGGAACCAGCTCTATATGGGGCTGAAAGGCATACCACACCAAGCGGTTATTACCCAAGGGTTGAGCCAGCACTACCTTAAAGTGCTGGTTCTCCGCCGCTTCATAGCTGAGTAACGCAAACTCATCACCCACTCTGGCTGCAAGTTTCTCGCTGTCTGCTAAATCCGATGACTGCTTTGGCTGCTGTTTTAGAACGGTATGAGCAATAATCCGAAGACGCATACTAAACCTTGACCCAGTGTTCTGTATTGGCTATCAAGCCTGCCTACACTGTAAAAAGTGCCCCATTTTTTCACTTTAATGACATGATTGCCCACTCAAGGGCAGGGCGTGACAGTTTGACCAATACCACAACCTGCTAAGGGGTTCTAAGGGGCTAGAATGCCCGATTTTCTTCTCTGCTGAAGCCGCAATAGGGCAATGCCAACCGTTATCCATAGAAAACCAATGCCGTAGCCAGCAATCACATCCGTGGGCCAATGGACGCCAAGATACAGGCGACTCAGCCCAATTGCCACAATCAATACCGTGGTGAGGCTATAAATTAGCTTGACGTACTGGCGGTAATGCTGCGCCAGCAAATAAGCCAAAAACCCGTACAGCACAATTGATCCCAACGCATGCCCACTGGGAAAGCTGTAGGTAGTCTCTTGAATCAACTGTGGCCAAAGCTGAGGTCTGACTTTACTAAATGCAAGCTTTAACCCTGTACTCAAAGTCGCCCCACCCAAGCAGTTAATCGCAAACATTTTGGCTTCTAAGCGGTAGTGTCGTAACCAAAGCACCAAAAAGCTCACGACAGTAACGGTGGTCGCTATGGTGGGGTTGCCCAGTTGGGTAATACTCAGCATCACCCGATCTAAAACAGGATTTGAAATCTGGTTAATCCACAGCAAAATAGTTGTGTCAAAGGCAAAAGCCTCTTGCTCCAGCACCTCATCTGCAAGCTGACCAACCACATAGAGACTCAGCAGGCAAACCCCCAGCCAAAGGATGTTAGCGGCTGCAACAAACGAAGATAGGCGTGGATGAATGTATTGAATCCAGGCGTGGGCAAATTTGCGAAGAAGAGACTGAACCATGCAATCAACTTAGACAGCAGCAACACCAGCGATATAGCTTTGGCCAGAAAGAAGGCCCAGTCAATCACTTAAGTGCCTAGTTTGGGTAAGCTTTCTGGCGCACCTCTGCCACAACAAATGTGGCGACAGCTATTTTCTAGTCAGCCTAACAGTTCTTCATCACTTTCCCGCCTCCAAGCAGACGTCTAGCCGATCTCGCAGCACAGTTGCCGCCGCCACTCTCATGGTTGTTTGTTAGTCTGAAGCCATAGTTTCGGACAGAGGACTATGGGCGATCGCTACCTAGAACTCATCGACCGTATCGTGACTGCCACGCTCAAAG
Coding sequences:
- a CDS encoding NYN domain-containing protein translates to MQASAAQIALLIDADNVSALPESRIALIFSKLESLGTVSLRRAYGHWGKPHLKGWAEVLHKYAIAPIQQFNYSAGKNATDIALSIDAMDLFYSGKFESFCIVSCDSDFTPLVVRLRGQGLNVYGFGEYGKTAITFKEACTDFTYLERGTAQLEPEATTATAHSTKSSGQLNGSDSQARVNANDKNGQAEKAPAPASNNSQNKQTNSNSNDSIEPIFHEAVTKNLKKGGWAEAVAVGTYLSRHQKRKADYNTSTWAAYYKKFPRTFEVKTNNGQTLIRIVDKP
- a CDS encoding peptidylprolyl isomerase, coding for MSQAKPGDTVSVHYTGKLDDGTVFDSSANRDPLQFAIGAGHVIPGFEEAVVGLSPGQAVTKMIPPDLAYGPYRDEMVMVVDREQIPPEIPVDVGQQLHLQGPAGQPPLPVLVTDISETQVTLDANHPLAGENLTFEIELLEISS
- a CDS encoding DUF4188 domain-containing protein; the protein is MPRNTVYPGRFTAKTDEPFVVFLIGMRVNQFWNLRKWTSVAQAMPPMIKTLYENAEEKGFLGAEQFFRLFPLTTMMVSYWRSFEDLERFARSPADPHLAAWQTFMRQVGKDGSVGIYHETYQVQPGQYECIYGNMPQFGLAAATQHVPIVRKTDRACDRIAQPQLSQPENAQF
- a CDS encoding Uma2 family endonuclease; amino-acid sequence: MVQAVDTGPMSFEAFVQWLPEDSRHYELHSGTVIEMEPTGSHELIGAFLAEELTLKFRQGALPYTIPKSCLIKPQLPDSGYRPDVIVLDKRELANEPLWESASTVQYGRTLPLLIEVVSTNWRDDYGHKLVEYEAMGVAEYWIVDYRALGAVRYIGKPKQPTITICQLVEGEYQLRRLVLGQTLESSIFPDLNLTIDRVFQSAEC
- a CDS encoding ABC-F family ATP-binding cassette domain-containing protein; the encoded protein is MALLTLRSVKKDFGIKEILKDANFSLEEGDKVGLIGTNGSGKSTLLKMIAGLEPIDSGEIWVNAGARIVYLPQQPEMNEDHTVLEQVFADAGEQMALIREYEDLSHRIGHEPEKADALMTRLSSVAAQIEVANAWDLETNAKVILSKLGIEDLDARISDLSGGYRKRIAIAAALLSDPDGLLMDEPTNHLDAESVEWLQDYLSRFRGALLLITHDRYFLDRVTNRILEIDRGDLYGYSGNYAYYLEKKAEAEETAVSSQRKHAGVLRRELEWLRRGPKARSTKQKARIDRVHDLQNQEFKQGQGKVEIATAGRRIGKKVIELENVSKGYDGRTLIDGFTYTFAPLDRVGIIGPNGIGKSTLMDIITNRIEPDSGRVELGTTIHIGYFDQHSEDLLVNPDQRVIDYLKETAELVKTVDGSVITASQMLERFLFPPNQQYSPIHKLSGGERRRLFLLQVLLGAPNVLILDEPTNDLDVQTLAVLEEYLEEFNGCVIVVSHDRYFLDRTVETIFAFEGVGKLRQYPGNYSVYLDYRKAAEDEQKEDRKAEGRGQRAEGRGQKAEGKQTSLLSPPASPNQTNGGPAQGSAEQAKKLSYKEKREYEQLEAQIPKMEAEKEELEKILYKSPPGGYSEVQKLSERLAELTQTIDTATERWMNLAERME
- a CDS encoding phosphatase PAP2 family protein codes for the protein MVQSLLRKFAHAWIQYIHPRLSSFVAAANILWLGVCLLSLYVVGQLADEVLEQEAFAFDTTILLWINQISNPVLDRVMLSITQLGNPTIATTVTVVSFLVLWLRHYRLEAKMFAINCLGGATLSTGLKLAFSKVRPQLWPQLIQETTYSFPSGHALGSIVLYGFLAYLLAQHYRQYVKLIYSLTTVLIVAIGLSRLYLGVHWPTDVIAGYGIGFLWITVGIALLRLQQRRKSGILAP
- a CDS encoding D-Ala-D-Ala carboxypeptidase family metallohydrolase; protein product: MVDQVLRINRATVFKLRPEAASLLQPNEMESVATGSTYPLSSYAYADINGSFNGHIKFALKDRTIRGLNTWFVSSLDAQVEADSVVVYPFEDQESIPVLWINQPTALKRRPLDSSLLDASEQVSVPRGKTYSLHSYAFADSQGGFNQHIKFAIRNSVDFVEGRSTWFVYTPHAFVTFDNDVVYPPENPNALVLRVTQNTIFKRRPIQSSQLAPNEQAPASVGTLLVLNSYAFANEQGAFNDHIRFALKYVKDNISGFNTWYIYDRHARVEQAGTIVYPRPTAPPPPPQSQYVGRAFRLPGYTSTFYTDQPIIPNGSFTWGEATKDAARIPESKAIVDNILALAQELQKVRNRLNRPFQVNSWYRPPAVNAAVGGASRSQHLLGTAVDVQVQGLSGRQVANALMLSWNGGIGIYTQMPNVIHLDIGPRRTWGL